The following coding sequences lie in one Miscanthus floridulus cultivar M001 chromosome 9, ASM1932011v1, whole genome shotgun sequence genomic window:
- the LOC136479544 gene encoding probable catabolite repression protein creC — MASAAGSGGGAGAGAGGLKTYFKTPEGRHKLQYEKTHSPAVVHYNHSGKTVSQMTVAYLKEKPVGQGSTPSTPSAGSGMRSAAARLLGTGNGSRALSFGSNGTSRAVSGNSRMGGGIGVSTSASGSQGMANYDGKGTYIIFNTADTLFISDLNSHDKDPIKSIHFSSSNPLCHAFDPEAKDGHDLLVGVFSGDVYSMSLRQQLQDPGKKPVSYQHFVNKDKDKDKDPSQGGAASSRCTCVAWVPEREGIFVVSHADGNLYVYDKSKDGNTDWTFPTVKDQSQVLISHAKSSKGNPIGH; from the exons ATGGCGTCGGCGGCGGGGTCGGGCGGCGGGGCTGGCGCGGGGGCCGGCGGGCTGAAGACCTACTTCAAGACCCCCGAGGGGCGGCACAAGTTGCAGTACGAGAAGACGCACTCCCCCGCCGTCGTGCACTACAACCACAGCGGCAAGACCGTCTCCCAG ATGACGGTGGCATATTTGAAGGAGAAGCCAGTAGGCCAGGGTTCCACGCCTTCAACACCAAGTGCTGGTAGTGGGATGCGGTCTGCAGCTGCAAGACTGCTCGGCACTGGGAATGGGAGCCGGGCACTGAGCTTTGGGAGCAATGGTACCAGCAGGGCTGTCTCAGGAAACAGCCGCATGGGTGGAGGCATTGGTGTGTCGACTAGTGCAAGTGGATCGCAAGGCATGGCGAACTATGATGGAAAGGGCACGTACATCATATTCAATACTGCGGATACGCTCTTCATCAGTGATCTCAACTCACACGACAAA GATCCGATAAAGTCCATCCACTTCAGCAGCTCAAACCCGCTTTGCCATGCATTTGACCCAGAGGCCAAGGATGGGCACGATCTGCTCGTTGGGGTGTTCTCAGGAGATG TCTATTCAATGTCACTGAGGCAGCAGTTGCAAGATCCTGGAAAGAAGCCTGTTTCATATCAGCATTTTGTTAATAAAGACAAAGACAAAGACAAAGATCCAAGTCAAGGTGGCGCTGCCAGCAG TCGGTGCACTTGTGTTGCATGGGTTCCAGAGCGTGAAGGAATCTTTGTTGTTAGTCATGCTGATGGGAATCTGTACGTGTATGACAAA TCCAAGGATGGAAATACTGATTGGACATTTCCAACTGTGAAGGATCAAAGCCAGGTGCTGATTTCACATGCAAAGTCGAGTAAGG